From the Candoia aspera isolate rCanAsp1 chromosome 3, rCanAsp1.hap2, whole genome shotgun sequence genome, the window ggtccatgaagtcatgaagagtcagaagcgactgaacgaataacaaCCAAGCTTGTTCCCACACTCAATCTATAGTACTGTTCACTTTTTCTGGGCTTTAGTCCAGCCACTAAAGCTCCTTCTTCATTTCCAGTAAAAACTGGTGGTAATGTGAGGGGCTATAAGAGTTACATCAGGATACaatattgaaataatgaaaaatattcaTGATATTAATGTGAGACTTATGGATACAGTTAAACTTCATTAAACTCACATTAAACTTAAgcagacttccagggaagaaatggtgaacagaATACACTTCCACTGAAAGTGGAGGTGAcaaccacagtggaatgaagagtgAGTGGaccagctcttcgtaattcctctctggacaaggaaaggtcttgagatcgcccacaagtgctccagacagttgcttctcgTGAGGAGAtcacaagacagcggtctccagctggtttagagctctgggagacaagggaatagccatcttgcttaaaccatggttggtgccttcaaaagtatcatttgcatacttccttttctaatcattttcagaaattgcttgtcaattgcttttcagctattaggaacttttggatcgacaggttttatagcactggttgaatttccttcaatccttagtgaaagaagttttaaatacaagtttaagggaaaaaaaattcttttggaataaacagcaaaagggtgattagaacttcgATTTTGGGAAGTTAGAAATGGATTAAAGGTcctgatggatttgaaataatatttaggaattaattataagaatctttcttgtggaaaaatgcttttgttttgaattctctttaaaaaacatgataggatggattttgaaggttggatactacagggaactagaaggaactaaagattgtagttaaagaacacttaaatttgacttactaatatagaatggagcaaaatattttaacatttgacatattgaggatatttttgaacaatggacccagaagttaattttaatagtgtctgcctctatagatagactgtgtttaaaagatattatggaagaggaacaagttttaccggacaagactgagactgatctgaaagtgcatttaaaaatgataggctataagaatatggaaaaagatgcaatgctagacatacaaaagaaaccagttgatgtcttaataattaaaaaggatatacaaataacaaaccaagaaagtgacctggataattttcctatcttggatttacaaaagaggcttgttaaagctttgagaattttgtgagaagggacaaagaaaaaatgaaaagcaatcaagttctaggacattatttgaagggactaaagatcaagattgttaaaagtaaaaggatggaatataaagttggtttatttgatcaaggttaaaatagatatgttatcatctctataacccttaatggacttttgctgatcaggactgaaatgatgaggctttaaggatttgtttataggtaagagatgggatatgggaagaagagatcatttgttgtattttaagagaaggtgatactCTCTTTAAattgttgtgatgaagagggGTCATTTCTTTAtctattcctttcctttttctttactatattcttattttttcctttctttcctattttacttttttcttttctgcactttcttttttctttttattctttttcttagtttgtaatagttttatctttttacatgtaacttttaataaaattactatattaaaaaaaaataagctcaCGTTAAACTATAGGTTTACTCATGTTAaattacagttagtcctcatttaatgacctcagttaggaccagcaactccttCGCTAAGCAGAACATTACATGACCGCTCCCGACTTAGCATGTCTGTTCTGCTGTGGTcatgtgtgatgtcatgtgactgggCCTTGTGACTTACTGCTggcctccccattgactttgcttgtcagaagccagctgtgaagattgcaaatggcaatcacatgatcgtgggaCATTGCAGCCATTGTAAACGAGTGCTGGTTGCAAAGCATCctaattgcaatcacatgactgctggTCCCTGCGAGGCTGTAAGTTTGAAGATTGGTCGTGAACCTACTTTTCTAGCACCATCTTTAAGTtcaaatgggtgctgaatgaggcagtcgttaaccaaggactacctgtattttaaaatagagCTGTTTGCCttttaaactgcatttttatCACCTTTTAAAACACCACATTTGGACTGTGTTTACTTTAAATATATACAGGCCGTTCTTATAtcttaagaaaaaaacagaagaatggaagaagaaGGTAATGAAAGCTCTAACTATTCAGGgatgcacaattttttttaattaacttcttAAAAGCATCTGGTTGTccagcacatacatacatacatttatgaaatatattaaattgtgatttctattcttttttcccccttcccctggcCCTACCAACTTTTCCTAGGTCCTGGACATTTCCTGAGTGAAATTCTCAGTGTTAACACCCACAATTGGTTCTATCCAAAAAGCTGACTTTCCACCCTGTATGGATAACAACAAAGACTACTGTTGCATCTTAAAGACCAACGTGatggcataaacttttgtgaatTAGTATCCACTTAGGCAAATCCTTGGCTTATCGTTGATTAGCAGttttatagagagagagatgaagaggaaaaaaactgaatTAGTTATGTGAGCAAGAAATACTTGAGGCTGCATTTAAAAACTAAGTCTAAGCTAATAGTGCACAATTATTCCTAGACTGttttgagtacaggtagtcttcgagttacgaccattcattcagcagccaaaattacagtggtgctgaacgaatggtacttatgcccggTCCccgaagttatggccgttgcagcaacacatggtcatgtgatcaaaatttgggcgcttggctgtccgcctgcacttacaactgcaggggcgcttcaactccccccacccacctatctccccatctctgcccttttggctcccTGCACTCCACAACCCCTGCCATCCTGCATTCCACCCACCCTGCTGATCTTTGCCATTTTCTTGCTCCCGCTACTGACCAAGTCTCATGAGGAAACCGCGGTGCAcgacctcaggaagaaggccgcacgtagccagcagctgccttgtgaagggcaAGACTAGGCGTGCTtagtcagcagtgggagcaagaagatggtaaAGGTCAGCTGGGACAgcagagcacagggtggcagggACCTCGGAGTGCATGGCAGGGAGGCTGGCTGGGACTTCAGACCATGCTGCTGTGCTGGGGTGGCTGGGGCTTCCATGGGAAGCTGTGGCTTTGTGTTGCACTGGCTGCAGCTTCATGCTGCATCTCAGTGGCTTCTTGCAGCCCTAGAGCTGCagcaccaagaagcccctgagccacagcacaGCAACCCCACATCTGCGTGGTTCGGGGGCTACTTGCcatcccacaaggcagggtgaaggtggccaaaagggcagagatgggggagaataGGCGGTTGAGGGGAGTTGAAAAGGAGGCAGTCCCTTGTCTTAGAAAAaccaaggcttggggctgggaaggaccaggccaggaatggcttggataggagtgggtccttggctaacaaccagtgggatttggttaatgactgcaacagaaagtgccaggattgctgtcactaagcgatgcagtcacgtgacgttGAGCTTTACggccgcatcacttagcaatggaaattctgattTCAACTGCTGTCATAacttaaggactacctgtatggtattGTAACAAGGTGGAAAAATATGACAGAACAAgagatatatttcattttattaaattacAAGCCATCACATTTCCTTCAATATTTCAAAAATCCAGCTATGCAATTGTCTTACTATTAGTACTTACAATGAAATGATTTACTTTTGTTTGGACTGAAAGTCCAAATTCTACTAAATTTCTACTTAAACATACCCATTTTCATCTACTATATACTAAGCAGTATCCAGAAGATGCCTAagtaattttcaagatataatctAGGattacaaaaacagaaaagaaaaaaaaacaggtatttTGAAATAGCAAGTTGCAAAATTTGGCCAATGGCTGGTATTCATGGGGCTgcagttccaaaacatctggaggctaCCAAGCTAGGGGCAGGCTGATCAATCTTCATTGAAGTtaatatttatttgcagaaataTAGACCAAATGAGACCCAGCACACTGTGCACCAAAGGagctggactaggactgggggagacccaggttctagtctactcTCAGCCACTGAAGCTCAGAGTGACTTCAGGCCAATAATTCTTTTAgcctaacctacttcacaggattgttgcagGGAAAAACTGGAGAAGGGTGTGCTATGtacaccttgagctcctggaggaaaagcaggatgtttatgtaattaattatttcaattaatatGCACAGTATTCATAATTGTTTCCTCACTTACTTTTGCAAATAACTCTTGTTGCTGCCTTAGGAGTTCTTCTTCAGGAATGCCACTGTTTTCCAAACGGGAATTagcctttcttctttttaatgctaCAGTTTTGCATTCTTGTAAGACTTCTTTTACCTCACTGATATAGGAGCCAAATCCCAAACTTTCTAACgctaggaataaaaaaaaaaatcatggtcgATTAAAATCAGATCTTTTTAGATAAAAAGATAGCAACTTAGCATAACTAACAGTCTGCAACTGAATATAAAATGATTAGAGTATATTGGAACAAAGGGGTGAAGTCCCTTCACTGGTAGAAaactttttgattgattgattgattgatatatatatatatatatttatatttatatatttatatatatatatttatatttatatatttatatatatatatatatatatataaataaaaaacaaatttccatcaccgcccatctcccccgaaaaggaaTATAAATGGAGAATTTCACCTGAATAAGGAGGGAGCCAACTTCCACTGATAAATAGGCACACCAACTGAATACAAATATCTCACCTGAAGTTAATCTGTATGTAAACAACTGCCTCCATTTCTTATAATACTCTTAAATCTCCAGTAAACTAAGAATCACACAGCTGATGAAAAGCATTACTGTTATttcacataatttttaaaatataatttccaaggCTGTAATGTGAGTACAACTATTCATGTATGCACTTCgtgtatttctatatattttagtaaaatatttattaaatcaaaTGCTTATCTGAGAGCATCCAATCATTGTATTTTATTAGATCTACATCTAATGTGTAGATTCAATACTAATGCAATATTAGGTGTTCTGATGCTTATTTGGTAACATTTGATCACAAGTTAAATCCACATTTGTCAAGATTCAGTACTGCACCATCAGGCATTCTGAGGTAATTCATGTGCTCTTTAACAAAGGAAAGCATCTCTTTGATATGAATCAAGCATAACTGAGCTTAGTGAGAAATCTTCTTGATGTGCTATACTTCCACAAGTGGAAAGGTTTTAATTAAAGGACTACTTAAATCTGTGAAATATCCCAACACTttcctgtgatttttaaaaataatgtagaatCTTAGAATTGTTCTAAATATCAGCAAGATTTATCTCTTTTCACACACAATAATCTTTCCAGATCTGGTAATAAATGAATGATGTTTGGCTTACTGAAGAATTTTGCTTTGATGCTGCAGTACAGCTGACAAAAAACAGATTCAGAGCTGATCAAAGAGCAAAAGTGGTCTGCAAGGccagaataaatattttcttaaatcATGCAGAAACATTTAAAGTTCATGACTTGTTAAATGACTGAATCACTTGTTCTTTTACTACCATGAAATTTACATTAAACATTTGAAACACAATATAATGCTGTCTAGAATTTaatggaaaagggaaaaagaaacgaCTTCCCTTAGCTTTTCATGACTCCAGTTTTCCAGAGATTTAAGAACTGATAAATATACACTAATTAGCTAACTAGGCTGGAGAATACCTTTTGACAAAACTACTAAAAAAACTCAACATTCGGCAGCAAGCAGCTGATTTCCATGCTTGCAATGTCACGCCTAGCTATCATTTTAAACCAAATGCAGTAGATAacgaaaaataaaaactgaaaactaaaaaatTGCAAATATGTGAAGTTTCTCAGTCAGCTGGACTACTGGTAGCCAGAAGAGGCTAACTTATAGTAACACTGATTAGTCCAGCAAAACTACTTAAGATACTTATTTGCACCATTTATTTGCTATCTCTGTGTTTCCTGGCACACCATTTTCCTTATACCCCACAGCCAAAAGAATGAGAATCCCCACTGTACCATAAAAGCCTGGGTTTGGGCTTAGTCTAATACAACTGGGAGCAGTCTTGGGTCAATGAACCACATAAATGCTCATAAAACCAAATATTCTTTAGCtagaaatgggaggaaggaaaagagacacAGCCAGCTTAACACTGGCCTTGGCCTATACAAAATGTTAGATCTGAGGTAGAGAAAAGCCCATGTAAAGAGATACCATAACGCATTGCTATTAACTGGACGAAGGGTTATTACTTACTGCAAAAGAACATGTAGCAAATATTAAGATGAATCAGAATAAAATTCTGCTCTCTTGCTAGTCAGGCCAGCAAAATGTGTTAGATCTTGGGCATGCACATATTGAACGGGATGTTAGTTTCGACCTTGGGTAATTATGTACACATGTATGAACTCTGAGAGAAATCAAATATTCACAATTTGTTACATGCCTGAGCTTAGCCACGATACTCTCATCATTTTGTGACACCAATGAAAGGATGCTGAAATGTAGGTGTCTTATCAATTTCTCCATTTTGGGGAATATACCCCAGTCACAGTTGGAAAGTTAGATACGGGAAAGTCCTAGCCTGATGTCCTTCTTATCAAAGCAGAAGAAACATTCCAAGTCATCCTAACAGTCAAAACTTCTATGTCTTGCATTTCTTTGTGCTTCTTGACAGCTGTAAGCAAAGTGAATTATGCAACAGAGTCTTTAAATTTGTGTACTATAGAagatattttcttaaaataagtaGTCATTATGTTTAGCACCTATAGCATAAAACTTTCAACATGCATCTCATAGAATTatggagttggaagagaccacaaGAATCATATAATCCAACCCActgcaatgtgtaggaaaatcaACTAAACCATCCTCGAGGGGTGGTTGTCATCTACCCAAGTTAGGGTTTTGATGCCATACCAGAATAACTTGATGTAGAACAAGTGTATGCAATAAGTCAAGGATCCACTATGGGAGGGCCCATTTCCTTACAAGCCTTCCATGCTATTAAGCTGACCTCTATGAGGAAAAAAACGCTGGTCTGTTGATGTAGCACTACTCTCATTTTTAcagctttttcattttctatttttaaagcagCAAGCATGTCTTGATTCTGAAAGTAGTATTATCAAACACCAGCTGAACGAAACCAGGCCTTTGTTACTTTCACTGTTATACTTCTGTTCACCAAATACAATACAGAAGCCACCataatcattcttttttttccagaaaagttAATAACACAATTAAGAATTGATAGTGTAATCAAAGCTGTGATTGATCTTATGAGAAGGAGCAAGCAAAGAACCATGATTAACATTCTTTGACTAAGATCTTTTGGTTTCATAAAAAGGCAAACAATAAGAGAATAACAAAAttgtttttagaaagttacaGGAAGCAAACAATGATAACTAGCCTTCTTCTCAAATAGAAACCATCCCTGCTTTTTCAACATAAAGATTTGCTCAGCATCACttagctgttttttttcttttataacatCCCCAAAGAAATAAAGTATTACAGCCTTGCATAAAAATCAACAGTGCTTGCCCTTTTCAAATTACAAAATTTACTACTGCTGCGAAATTTTACATAGgcatttcagtttttaaacatgCTTATTTAGAATTAAGCTGACATCAGCAAAGTGTTTCTTTCAAGCAAATGTGTTAAGATACAACAATTAAGATGTAAGCAAATTTCCAGAGAAACAGCTTCTGCCTGTCTGACTTCTACTGTCACTAAGTTGCCTGAAGGGGTGGAATGTGCAATGAACTAGTTTTAATAGGCAGTGGAGGCAGACACTGGAATGCAAAAGAATATCTCAGGCAAGCATACGGAGTATATTTTAAACTCAAACTCAAGTGCCGGGTTAATTGGAAAACgggtgggggaaggaagggagtaTTTTCAGTGTATTAAAAACTGTGGCTTAACGGATTATAAGATCATAACAAAGGAGAACTAAACCAGCCTTTTAGAGATCAAAGGGGAAGAACTGAAGGAGTTTCAGGGTGTGTGAACAAGCAGGCCAGGCGAAGGTTCTTGCCTTGAATAACGTGCTCGGGAGAGATGGTTTTCTTCTCAGACTTGTTGCAGATCTCGTTAGCCTCGGAGGAGATGAGGTGGATGAACTCGGTGCAGCAGTTCACAACCAGCTCCCGGGCATCATTAGCCACCCGCACGTTCGGCAGCGTCTCCTTGATCATCTTATTGATCGCCGCCCGTGGGATGGTCAAATCGTCGTCATTGCCGGAAGAAGAAGCCATTCTGGATCGATCGGGTGGACTCGGTAAATAAACACCGACTTAAAAAGACTCGGAAGGCGGGCGGAATGAAACCAGAAAAGGAAACGTGAAGCCACAGGAAACCGGGAGGGCGGAATGGCCGCAGCGATGCAGGAGGGTCGCCCTCCGCGCCGCGCTGTGCGGCCAGAAAGGATTTCTTGAGCCTGAGCGGAAGGCGCCGCCAAACTCCTTCTCAGGTGCCGAAGTCACGACAACGACAACCACCAGCGCTGCCTCCGCCACATCCCTCCGGGCTCTTCTGCTGCAGCCGCTGCCGCTGCCGGAACTCAAGAAAACACCCTCCTGGCCCTGCCGCCTTGGGGAAGGGACAGACACGAACTGCTCTATTACGCAGAGCCGGCAGCCgctgccttttccttcttcaCGAGTCGCACAACGGAGTGCCGGGAACAAGGAAAGAACTTGCGACGAACGACCAACCcaggcggcggtggcggcggcggcggcggcgcacgCCACTTCCACCGGAAGCGCTTCCTCGCGGCCCACCTTAGATCCGCTTCCGGTTTAGAAACGAGGGCGTTACCCGTTTTTGACGGGTAGGCACTATCTCTGCGCGAGCCTTTTTTAGGTGTTGTCCTGAGGAACGCTAAGTTTTTATTCCACCCTGAATATTGTCTTGCTCTAACCTTCAGCCCGTGAATTCCCCAGATGAGTTAAAGGACGTGCGCTCTACCGAGTAGGTGCTGTACGCATGCGCAGTGATGTTATATTCTTCGCTGCGTCCAAGCGTCTTTCTCGACAATAGTCATTTTTGAGTTctcggtgctctctgaacttagttgttcgcttgcagatgtttcattacccaaataggtaacatcatcagtgcgagtgagtgtggggtttgctgcagaagcttgccctgccagttgtgatgggggtgtggtttcctccttggtggttcctggATTAGAATATTGTTTTCTGTCCGATTGTCTTAACGCCATTCAAATTTATACTCCAGCAAAGAATTtacaacacatcccctccagccaCCCACATTCAaataagcagggatcagcaccagacaaaTAATCATATCCCTCTCTACTCAGAGATAACATTTTTTGAAGTCTCCGGTAAATTTTAGCAGAAGTGCAGCTTAAATTCAACTCCATGAACTCTGCTGTTGTAGGGTAGTCTCCATGACTGGCACTATGTTTCTTGACCGAATTTGAGGTTAAAATTAGGGTGGCATAACATCCTAGCATTTTAGGAAAATGTTTTGTTGCAACTCTTGATTAATGATAATGCAACTGAATGTTATTTTCTTTACTGACCCCCATGTTTTAAGTGCACCTCGTTCAACGAAGGAGGAAAAAGGCTTTTCTGAAAGGGAACTAGAAACAACTTTCTTAGCTGCAGCAGTAAGATATACCACTGTATCATGTATGGCTTTTTCTAAAAGACAACCTTGATTTCATCATAATCACAATACTATGTTTACTTCATACCTTTTCTTCAGGTCAAAGTACAAAAATAGTATATGAGATAGGGTGGActgagaaagagtggctggcTCAAAGCTACATTCTAAGCTGCTATGTCTGAGGATAGACTTGAACCCAGATCTACATGGTCCTACCctaacaccttaaccaccacactacACTAGCTCTCAGATTCCTTATAGCTGCAGTTGTTGCACATGTAGCAGGCAATGAAGGACATCATATCTAATTATTCCTGGAGTCCCTAAATTTTGATCTGGGCAGCATATATAGCATTTTGAAAGCACATCCGAAgtgttctcacaaaatggccaTTCTATTCATGAAAAATTGTGAGTGTTGTCAGATACAGTACAAATACCTAATCTTTGCAAACTTTTCTGAACAGGCATTcatgcaatttttattttctttgaattatGGGAGCTACATACAAAATACTATTCTCCAGGTTCTCTCCATTGCATCAAATCCTTGCATCATCAAGAGACAGAATCTAAGATAGATATGTGCAGGAAAGGCcaagttatttattaatggttaGAGGAGCTGGGACAGACTTAGTGGCCAACTAAAACAGCTAAGTATGCTTGTTTACTTTTCCCATAGATATGAATGGTTCCTGTTCACTCCTGGGGGGACATGTCATTCTTTTGACAGTAGTTATACAATAGTGTATGAGATAATGGTGTGCAAGTTTTAAGTGCAGACAAATGCACATGGCTATAAACTTCCATTCAGAATCCATGTATTCTATACATACAG encodes:
- the DR1 gene encoding protein Dr1; its protein translation is MASSSGNDDDLTIPRAAINKMIKETLPNVRVANDARELVVNCCTEFIHLISSEANEICNKSEKKTISPEHVIQALESLGFGSYISEVKEVLQECKTVALKRRKANSRLENSGIPEEELLRQQQELFAKARQQQAELAQQEWLQMQQAAQQAQLAAASASATNQAGSSQDEDDEDDI